Proteins encoded together in one Desulfovibrio sp. window:
- a CDS encoding MOSC domain-containing protein translates to MPIVRAVCTSERTGEKKAPVDSIELVADYGVDKDAHAGTGRQVSLLDFGSMEAMREKLPTIGPGAFAENIAVEGLNTLGLAVGQQIKIGDTAVLEITQIGKTCHHGCEIRRIVGDCIMPKQGLFAKVLNGGPVRPGDHLERVPR, encoded by the coding sequence ATGCCCATTGTACGAGCCGTGTGCACCAGTGAGAGGACTGGGGAAAAGAAAGCCCCTGTGGATTCCATTGAGTTGGTCGCTGATTACGGGGTGGACAAGGATGCCCATGCCGGCACAGGCCGCCAGGTGAGCCTGTTGGATTTCGGGAGCATGGAGGCCATGCGCGAAAAGCTGCCGACCATCGGACCTGGCGCTTTTGCCGAGAACATCGCCGTGGAGGGTTTGAACACCCTGGGCTTGGCCGTGGGGCAGCAGATCAAGATCGGCGACACCGCAGTGCTTGAGATCACACAAATCGGCAAGACCTGCCATCATGGCTGTGAGATTCGCCGTATCGTTGGCGACTGCATCATGCCCAAACAGGGACTCTTTGCCAAAGTGCTCAACGGAGGTCCTGTGCGCCCGGGGGACCACCTGGAACGCGTCCCACGGTAA
- a CDS encoding class I SAM-dependent methyltransferase — MDLDIKQLSALFRTLLIESLATPGVAQMLWQNTNARDQSLTHDVWQPLNIRDELFRLVAQDSARFIEETIVSDRLGNTNNLYNRDFPNAFALLDESIKQSVPGGLYLEFGVFQARTTNHIASLINGELHGFDSFEGLAENSGIWGKGGFTMKGTFPEVMPNVRLHKGWFDQTLVPFLSEHKEPVSFVHIDSDTYESARYVLKTLAGRIQAGTVIQFDEYFNYPGWREGEHKAFCEFSAERHASFRFIGYAERANCLSLVIESIDPA; from the coding sequence ATGGACTTAGACATCAAGCAGCTCTCAGCCCTTTTCCGAACTCTGCTCATAGAGAGCCTCGCCACTCCTGGCGTGGCCCAGATGCTTTGGCAGAACACCAACGCCCGGGACCAGAGCCTCACGCACGATGTCTGGCAGCCGCTCAATATCCGCGACGAGCTTTTCCGGCTGGTAGCCCAGGACAGCGCCCGCTTCATCGAAGAAACCATCGTCTCGGACAGACTCGGCAACACCAACAATCTCTACAACCGCGATTTCCCAAACGCCTTCGCCCTGCTGGACGAAAGCATCAAACAGTCCGTTCCCGGCGGCTTGTACCTCGAGTTCGGCGTGTTCCAAGCCCGCACCACCAACCACATCGCATCCCTCATCAACGGCGAGTTGCACGGTTTCGACTCCTTCGAGGGACTCGCTGAGAACTCCGGTATCTGGGGCAAGGGGGGGTTCACCATGAAGGGCACCTTCCCTGAGGTGATGCCCAACGTCCGGCTGCACAAGGGCTGGTTCGACCAGACACTTGTTCCGTTTTTGAGTGAACACAAGGAGCCGGTCAGCTTCGTGCACATCGATTCGGACACCTATGAAAGCGCCAGGTACGTTCTCAAAACCCTGGCTGGCAGGATTCAGGCCGGGACGGTCATCCAGTTTGATGAATATTTTAACTATCCCGGCTGGAGGGAAGGAGAGCACAAGGCCTTTTGCGAATTTTCGGCCGAGCGCCATGCCAGCTTCCGGTTCATCGGGTATGCGGAACGGGCCAACTGTCTGTCACTGGTTATAGAATCGATCGATCCCGCCTAA
- a CDS encoding FadR family transcriptional regulator, giving the protein MGSQTLSAYFDGMLAAKPERLREVIEFRLVVEPEVAALAAARRSGDDLARMRRLVKEQEASLGRGFSELDSRFHMTLARATKNEVIWEMAAVLHDLLSESRSAPLMNKERFEVSLRGHQRILDAVERADSELCREAMRAHLKDIGEQVGGEALSKG; this is encoded by the coding sequence ATGGGAAGCCAAACCCTGTCTGCCTATTTTGACGGGATGCTCGCGGCCAAGCCCGAGCGCCTGCGCGAAGTCATCGAATTCAGGCTCGTTGTGGAACCCGAGGTGGCCGCCCTGGCCGCAGCCAGACGCTCCGGGGATGACCTGGCCCGCATGCGTCGCCTTGTAAAAGAACAGGAGGCTTCTCTCGGAAGAGGTTTCTCCGAGCTGGACTCCCGTTTCCATATGACCTTGGCTCGGGCCACCAAAAACGAAGTCATCTGGGAAATGGCCGCCGTGCTCCACGATCTGCTCTCCGAAAGCCGCAGCGCTCCCTTGATGAACAAAGAGCGTTTCGAAGTATCCCTGCGGGGCCATCAGCGCATCCTGGACGCTGTGGAAAGGGCGGATTCGGAGTTGTGCCGCGAGGCCATGCGCGCCCACCTCAAGGATATCGGTGAACAGGTGGGAGGAGAGGCCCTTAGCAAGGGGTGA